GTACCTAAAGATTTCTCACCTTAGATTCCGAGTCTAAGCGCCACTCTTTACTTCGCAGGGTGCTTATCAAGTCGGTTTTGAGACGCTCAAATCTCTTGACCGTTCTCAGTAATTCTGcctgtaaaatattgtattaatgtATAGATAggtaagttttgttttttttttcaattattcaaAGTATTTAAGTGAACTTTAAAAAGGGGGCAGCCCTTTTTAAAGGTCAAAttcacaaaagacagcccccaaaatacCAGcccttcctatgtgtttttgcagataagaagtggtggaacaaaatCCCCAGCAAGCACCCCTATAGTACGGTCGGTCAACTTACCGGTGTAAGAATATCCAGGTTAATATTCAGATCATCGTGCTTTAATTTACAATCtgcaatataaaatattttgttaaattatccCATTTCGCAAAACCGAATTAGGAAGATGCCTATTAGTTAGAGTAGTTTCTTTATTTTCCTTACTGGATACGGCCTACTTTATGTAGGTAGATACATTCATATTCGCAGTACGTTGACCTAATTCTACAGGCTAACACGCTACAGTCCGGTCGACAAAGTGTGTGTCTCTAGAAAGATAAAGAActaagggccaggccacaacagtgcgttgcggcgtcgcatcgcaaaaatcaacgacgcatatcatattaatcgcatagctgtgcaatgttgtttttgcgatgcgacgccgcaacgcactgttgtggcctggccctatGGGTTCTACCAAATCGCGTGAGTGCTCTCCATTTAGGCAGAGGATATTTCTAGACAGGTTGCATTTTCAGCTAGCTAACCGAGATTAACATAAACTACACGGCCagtattaaatacataaacatcTGTTTAAGTTTATTGGCACCACAAAATGTAAAACGGTGTTAAAAATCTCACCTGCTCCACAGATCTTAGCTTTTTTGATCTTCTCCTTCAATGCTGGTAATTGTTCCCTCAGCGTCTCTATAGTATCCTGGAACACCTTATGCCTCGCGCTCTCCTTCATCAAGTCATCATCATGGTCCCAAGTATAGTCGGTCTTGCGGAGTTCGTCCTGTATCGAGACTATTTGCTTCTCCAGTTCCCCATTCTGCCATGCTGCTGATTCTCTGGTGGAGAATAAGGGTTTGAagaatatttatgtacctaattatatttaCCTAAAGTGTCGCTGTCTATCATGTGGTAAGACTTGAAGTTATTCTTGTTGGACTCCGATGTTCATAAAGAGCGAACAATGATTTGCGTATATGCAATTTTAGCGAGAAATATCATAAATGCTTTTATGGTGCCTTTAACAAGTGACATCAACTAATAACAGAACATCGAAACATTGCTATTATCCATTTAAGGGGTTGTTGGACACCTGTATGATAAGTTGGTACTGGCAATGTAATAGATAggtgtaagtacctaattttcTTCTTTGTACATCAACAAGGTATATCAACGGAAGAGGGTTAAGATCCATCGAGTCTATTTGCAAGGAGCGGCCATAAAAACCGTGATTAAAGATacaaggtacctacatacatactgaggagttatgcccgattcgtcattttagtgatttggcatccataaaaaacgtgtcccgATTTGtcattccataaaatattttattttgcttagtcccaattggtcatccgtactttattttgtaaaaagtactgtcaacaagaaaagctttacaatattgtaatatgttttttttttattatttatgttggttatgtttttttacgaatatGGCAAcacgctattaataaaatcgcgatttcaacggcgtcacacaacgcacgaccaaaaccaaaataccaggatcgcataaatcagatgagtaatataccaaccatcgagtgtccatggaactgcccaccatgtactaggaccgcataacttacaggagtatagcagtcaagagtgtcaagattttacattttatatactaattgtagataaatataccaatttacaccatgtcgatgaattgtattttatgtatatcaaccatttttttgaaaatctcggtattacttattttatatataaaatcaggtaataaaacagaactatttactattatcggtattagcaaaaaaacatgtggtgCAGATGCATTATAAGTTGGTTGTTAAGCGCCCTTGAAGTGCATGTGAgttcgtaaaaatgaatacCGGAAAAACAGTAAATAGCACAATTTGTGACAAAAACTTAAGcgcatatacataaataaaataagtaattgtgtatggatagtaagaacaagaagtttaagaagataattgaactgaaacgttctgtttaTACGAACAaggtccaatttaaaaaaaaaactgcagtatgtgcaacacaactgctga
The Helicoverpa zea isolate HzStark_Cry1AcR chromosome 13, ilHelZeax1.1, whole genome shotgun sequence DNA segment above includes these coding regions:
- the LOC124635835 gene encoding uncharacterized protein LOC124635835, with amino-acid sequence MNDCEIECLKTELEHEKTCRESAAWQNGELEKQIVSIQDELRKTDYTWDHDDDLMKESARHKVFQDTIETLREQLPALKEKIKKAKICGADCKLKHDDLNINLDILTPAELLRTVKRFERLKTDLISTLRSKEWRLDSESKLFVRVNDQRTYLQNELLISQNNILRLQKNSSYWQNVARKSDERVLDPKRGPIKKMIGNERLAPIAT